A genomic stretch from Oscillospiraceae bacterium includes:
- the dnaK gene encoding molecular chaperone DnaK: MPKIIGIDLGTTNSCVAVMEGGEPVVIANAEGARTTPSVVAFSKDGERMVGQVAKRQAITNPDHTISSIKRDMGTDRRVKIEGKQYSPQEISAMILQKLKADAESYLGGKVTQAVITVPAYFTDSQRQATKDAGKIAGLDVLRIINEPTAAALAYGLDKEHDQKILVYDLGGGTFDVSILEIGDGVLEVLATAGNNRLGGDDFDDCVMKWLAGEFKKSEGVDLTGDKVAMQRLKEAAEKAKIELSGVITTSINLPYITADANGPKHLDTTLSRAKFNELTAHLVEATMGPTRQALKDSGLAAGDLARVLLVGGSSRIPAVQEAIAKFTGKDPFKGINPDECVAMGAAIQAGVLGGDVKDLLLLDVTPLSLGIETMGGVFTRMIDRNTTIPTKKAQVFSTAADGQTSVEVHVLQGEREMASANKTLGKFHLDGIPPAPRGVPQIEVTFDIDANGIVHVSAKDLGTGKEQHVTITASSNLSKDDIDKAVHEAEQFAEEDKRRREEIDTKNHGEQMLYQSEKALADMGDKLSDADKAPVAAAADALRESLKTDDCGDIREKTELLSKAFYAVSEKLYSQVPPQAGGAPPPPGAGADAAGTGPVVDAEYEVVDGDEK, encoded by the coding sequence ATGCCGAAAATCATTGGAATCGATTTGGGTACCACCAATTCCTGTGTAGCCGTGATGGAGGGCGGCGAGCCGGTTGTGATCGCCAACGCCGAAGGCGCCCGCACCACACCATCCGTCGTTGCGTTCTCTAAAGACGGGGAACGCATGGTTGGCCAAGTGGCCAAACGTCAAGCCATTACAAATCCGGACCACACGATCTCCTCCATCAAGCGCGATATGGGCACGGACCGCCGGGTAAAGATCGAGGGCAAACAGTATTCCCCACAGGAGATCTCGGCCATGATTTTGCAAAAGCTGAAGGCCGATGCCGAGAGTTACCTGGGCGGCAAGGTGACGCAGGCCGTCATCACTGTGCCCGCGTATTTTACCGACAGCCAGCGCCAGGCCACGAAAGACGCCGGTAAGATAGCGGGGCTCGATGTGCTGCGCATCATCAACGAGCCGACGGCCGCTGCGCTGGCATACGGCCTCGACAAGGAGCACGACCAGAAAATTCTCGTCTACGACCTCGGCGGCGGTACCTTTGACGTTTCGATTCTGGAGATTGGTGACGGCGTGCTAGAAGTGTTGGCGACGGCCGGCAACAACCGGCTGGGCGGGGACGACTTTGATGACTGCGTCATGAAATGGCTGGCCGGCGAGTTTAAAAAGAGCGAGGGCGTGGACCTCACAGGCGACAAGGTGGCTATGCAGCGGCTCAAGGAGGCCGCCGAGAAGGCGAAGATCGAGCTGTCGGGCGTGATCACAACGTCGATCAATCTGCCCTATATCACTGCCGACGCCAATGGTCCCAAACATCTCGACACGACGCTCAGCCGCGCCAAGTTTAACGAGCTGACCGCGCATCTGGTGGAGGCCACGATGGGCCCGACGCGTCAGGCGCTCAAAGACTCCGGCCTTGCCGCCGGCGACCTGGCCCGCGTCCTGCTAGTGGGTGGTTCCAGCCGCATCCCCGCCGTGCAAGAGGCCATTGCCAAGTTCACCGGCAAGGATCCGTTCAAGGGGATCAACCCAGACGAGTGCGTGGCGATGGGCGCCGCTATTCAGGCGGGTGTGCTGGGCGGCGACGTGAAGGATCTGCTGTTGCTCGACGTGACGCCGCTGTCGCTCGGCATTGAGACCATGGGCGGCGTGTTCACTCGCATGATTGATCGCAATACGACCATCCCTACCAAGAAGGCGCAGGTCTTCTCCACCGCCGCCGACGGGCAGACTTCCGTCGAGGTGCATGTGCTTCAGGGCGAGCGTGAGATGGCCTCGGCCAACAAGACGCTGGGGAAATTCCACTTGGATGGCATTCCACCGGCGCCGCGCGGCGTGCCGCAGATTGAGGTCACCTTCGACATCGACGCCAACGGCATTGTGCATGTGTCGGCGAAGGATCTCGGGACTGGCAAGGAGCAGCATGTGACGATCACCGCCTCTTCCAATCTGTCCAAAGACGACATTGACAAGGCAGTCCACGAGGCCGAGCAGTTTGCCGAGGAGGACAAACGCCGCCGCGAGGAGATCGACACAAAGAATCACGGCGAACAGATGCTCTACCAGTCTGAGAAGGCGCTGGCCGATATGGGCGACAAACTCTCGGACGCGGACAAGGCGCCGGTAGCCGCCGCCGCCGATGCGCTCCGGGAAAGTCTGAAGACAGACGACTGCGGCGACATTCGCGAGAAGACAGAGTTGCTCTCAAAGGCGTTTTACGCCGTGAGTGAAAAACTTTACAGCCAGGTGCCGCCGCAGGCGGGCGGCGCGCCGCCGCCTCCCGGCGCCGGTGCAGACGCCGCCGGCACAGGTCCCGTGGTCGACGCCGAATACGAAGTGGTAGACGGGGACGAAAAGTGA
- a CDS encoding nucleotide exchange factor GrpE, translated as MSEQEKQQAPQTDMPEAQSVCEETARAEMEAQPPVCTEEAWEALTAERDDYKDRYLRLAAEYDNYRKRTRRERDALQAEVQAGTVEKFLSVYDNLERALAQPTEDEAYRRGVELTMKGLTDAMAGFGVSAIEALGKLFDPTWHDAVAHVLDDSGEENLVVEVLQTGFVMGDRVVRHSMVKVKN; from the coding sequence ATGAGCGAGCAAGAAAAGCAACAGGCGCCGCAGACGGACATGCCCGAGGCACAGTCTGTCTGTGAGGAGACCGCGCGGGCTGAGATGGAGGCGCAGCCGCCGGTTTGTACCGAGGAGGCGTGGGAGGCGCTGACGGCCGAGCGGGACGATTACAAGGACCGCTACCTTCGGCTGGCCGCCGAATACGACAACTACCGCAAACGCACCCGGCGCGAGCGGGACGCGCTGCAAGCGGAAGTGCAGGCCGGGACGGTGGAGAAATTTTTGTCTGTCTACGACAACTTGGAGCGGGCGCTCGCCCAACCCACCGAGGACGAGGCGTATCGGCGCGGCGTTGAACTCACAATGAAGGGGCTGACCGACGCGATGGCCGGCTTTGGCGTGTCTGCCATCGAGGCGCTGGGCAAGCTGTTCGACCCCACGTGGCACGACGCCGTGGCCCATGTTTTGGACGATTCCGGCGAAGAAAATCTGGTCGTCGAGGTATTGCAGACCGGCTTTGTGATGGGGGACCGCGTTGTCCGCCACAGTATGGTGAAGGTAAAAAATTGA